A part of Ooceraea biroi isolate clonal line C1 chromosome 10, Obir_v5.4, whole genome shotgun sequence genomic DNA contains:
- the LOC105285773 gene encoding uncharacterized protein LOC105285773 isoform X3, translating to MHEFNKRYFKLNRILLKMVGLWPYQQSYFIRIQKGVFTGIFLTFIIVQMKRLLELIRSDWNFLKDKVEIDILEKYAWYARLLTIIAFAFSYCCLLCAGILQFLPVILDLILPLNESRPLHLIVFAEYFINQEEYLYAMLLHEIFAVHLAAIALCCTSTTIMSYILHGCALLKVASYRVENAIGEDILAIPSPKKEYLLYRRIVNAVIIHRRAIEFIDVFTSSFAVSYDILIIIGVSSLSINLFQFLQIITTKNTNEIFVVSGLIITHLSYMFGGNYAGQQITDHGTKLHQATYNAPWYVAPLHTQKLMLFIMQRANVDVTLTFGSIFVASLEGFCSLTSTAISYFTMLYSTR from the exons ATGCATGAATTCAACAAGCGCTACTTTAAATTGAATCGAATTCTCCTTAAAATGGTTGGCTTGTGGCCTTATCAACAGTCATATTTTATACGAATACAGAAAGGAGTGTTTACTggaatttttttgacatttattattGTCCAG ATGAAGCGGTTGCTGGAGCTAATACGAAGCGATTGGAATTTCTTGAAAGACAAAGtcgaaattgatattttagaaaaatatgctTGGTATGCAAGACTTCTTACAATCATAGCATTCG CGTTTTCTTATTGTTGTTTACTTTGTGCTGgtatattacaatttctacCTGTAATACTTGACCTCATATTACCATTGAACGAATCACGGCCGCTTCATCTGATCGTGTTCGcggaatattttatcaatcaagAGGAATATTTATATGCTATGTTGTTACATGAAATATTTGCCGTGCATCTAGCGGCAATTGCGTTATGTTGCACCAGTACGACTATTATGTCGTATATCCTGCATGGATGTGCATTACTTAAAGTCGCTAG CTACAGGGTAGAAAATGCTATCGGAGAGGACATATTGGCGATTCCTAGTCCTAAAAAGGAATATCTTTTATACAGGAGAATTGTAAATGCGGTTATTATTCATCGACGGGCTATTGA gttcatcgacgttTTTACATCGAGTTTTGCAGTATCATACGATATTCTGATCATAATTGGCGTTAGCTCTTTGAGCATTAATCTCTTCCAA TTTCTTCAAATCATTACAACAAAGAATACTAATGAGATATTCGTTGTCAGTGGATTGATAATTACTCACTTAAGTTACATGTTTGGTGGTAATTATGCAGGGCAACAAATAACAGATCATGGAACAAAGCTACACCAAGCAAC ttataatgCACCGTGGTACGTAGCACCATTGCATACACAAAAATTGatgttatttataatgcaGAGAGCGAACGTAGATGTCACGCTAACATTTGGCAGCATATTTGTTGCATCTTTGGAAGGGTTTTGTTcg CTCACGAGTACGGCGATATCCTACTTTACGATGCTTTATTCTACACGATAG
- the LOC105285773 gene encoding uncharacterized protein LOC105285773 isoform X1, with translation MHEFNKRYFKLNRILLKMVGLWPYQQSYFIRIQKGVFTGIFLTFIIVQLLVFLTAIQPNLMFVLKILSFVFPTMFVTMKYCLFIIHADSMKRLLELIRSDWNFLKDKVEIDILEKYAWYARLLTIIAFAFSYCCLLCAGILQFLPVILDLILPLNESRPLHLIVFAEYFINQEEYLYAMLLHEIFAVHLAAIALCCTSTTIMSYILHGCALLKVASYRVENAIGEDILAIPSPKKEYLLYRRIVNAVIIHRRAIEFIDVFTSSFAVSYDILIIIGVSSLSINLFQFLQIITTKNTNEIFVVSGLIITHLSYMFGGNYAGQQITDHGTKLHQATYNAPWYVAPLHTQKLMLFIMQRANVDVTLTFGSIFVASLEGFCSLTSTAISYFTMLYSTR, from the exons ATGCATGAATTCAACAAGCGCTACTTTAAATTGAATCGAATTCTCCTTAAAATGGTTGGCTTGTGGCCTTATCAACAGTCATATTTTATACGAATACAGAAAGGAGTGTTTACTggaatttttttgacatttattattGTCCAG TTGCTGGTTTTTTTGACTGCAATACAGCCTAATTTGATGTTTGTCCTTAAGATTCTCTCGTTTGTCTTCCCCACTATGTTTGTCACAATGAAGTATTGTCTTTTTATCATTCACGCAGACAGT ATGAAGCGGTTGCTGGAGCTAATACGAAGCGATTGGAATTTCTTGAAAGACAAAGtcgaaattgatattttagaaaaatatgctTGGTATGCAAGACTTCTTACAATCATAGCATTCG CGTTTTCTTATTGTTGTTTACTTTGTGCTGgtatattacaatttctacCTGTAATACTTGACCTCATATTACCATTGAACGAATCACGGCCGCTTCATCTGATCGTGTTCGcggaatattttatcaatcaagAGGAATATTTATATGCTATGTTGTTACATGAAATATTTGCCGTGCATCTAGCGGCAATTGCGTTATGTTGCACCAGTACGACTATTATGTCGTATATCCTGCATGGATGTGCATTACTTAAAGTCGCTAG CTACAGGGTAGAAAATGCTATCGGAGAGGACATATTGGCGATTCCTAGTCCTAAAAAGGAATATCTTTTATACAGGAGAATTGTAAATGCGGTTATTATTCATCGACGGGCTATTGA gttcatcgacgttTTTACATCGAGTTTTGCAGTATCATACGATATTCTGATCATAATTGGCGTTAGCTCTTTGAGCATTAATCTCTTCCAA TTTCTTCAAATCATTACAACAAAGAATACTAATGAGATATTCGTTGTCAGTGGATTGATAATTACTCACTTAAGTTACATGTTTGGTGGTAATTATGCAGGGCAACAAATAACAGATCATGGAACAAAGCTACACCAAGCAAC ttataatgCACCGTGGTACGTAGCACCATTGCATACACAAAAATTGatgttatttataatgcaGAGAGCGAACGTAGATGTCACGCTAACATTTGGCAGCATATTTGTTGCATCTTTGGAAGGGTTTTGTTcg CTCACGAGTACGGCGATATCCTACTTTACGATGCTTTATTCTACACGATAG
- the LOC105285773 gene encoding uncharacterized protein LOC105285773 isoform X2 — translation MHEFNKRYFKLNRILLKMVGLWPYQQSYFIRIQKGVFTGIFLTFIIVQLLVFLTAIQPNLMFVLKILSFVFPTMFVTMKYCLFIIHADSMKRLLELIRSDWNFLKDKVEIDILEKYAWYARLLTIIAFAFSYCCLLCAGILQFLPVILDLILPLNESRPLHLIVFAEYFINQEEYLYAMLLHEIFAVHLAAIALCCTSTTIMSYILHGCALLKVARVENAIGEDILAIPSPKKEYLLYRRIVNAVIIHRRAIEFIDVFTSSFAVSYDILIIIGVSSLSINLFQFLQIITTKNTNEIFVVSGLIITHLSYMFGGNYAGQQITDHGTKLHQATYNAPWYVAPLHTQKLMLFIMQRANVDVTLTFGSIFVASLEGFCSLTSTAISYFTMLYSTR, via the exons ATGCATGAATTCAACAAGCGCTACTTTAAATTGAATCGAATTCTCCTTAAAATGGTTGGCTTGTGGCCTTATCAACAGTCATATTTTATACGAATACAGAAAGGAGTGTTTACTggaatttttttgacatttattattGTCCAG TTGCTGGTTTTTTTGACTGCAATACAGCCTAATTTGATGTTTGTCCTTAAGATTCTCTCGTTTGTCTTCCCCACTATGTTTGTCACAATGAAGTATTGTCTTTTTATCATTCACGCAGACAGT ATGAAGCGGTTGCTGGAGCTAATACGAAGCGATTGGAATTTCTTGAAAGACAAAGtcgaaattgatattttagaaaaatatgctTGGTATGCAAGACTTCTTACAATCATAGCATTCG CGTTTTCTTATTGTTGTTTACTTTGTGCTGgtatattacaatttctacCTGTAATACTTGACCTCATATTACCATTGAACGAATCACGGCCGCTTCATCTGATCGTGTTCGcggaatattttatcaatcaagAGGAATATTTATATGCTATGTTGTTACATGAAATATTTGCCGTGCATCTAGCGGCAATTGCGTTATGTTGCACCAGTACGACTATTATGTCGTATATCCTGCATGGATGTGCATTACTTAAAGTCGCTAG GGTAGAAAATGCTATCGGAGAGGACATATTGGCGATTCCTAGTCCTAAAAAGGAATATCTTTTATACAGGAGAATTGTAAATGCGGTTATTATTCATCGACGGGCTATTGA gttcatcgacgttTTTACATCGAGTTTTGCAGTATCATACGATATTCTGATCATAATTGGCGTTAGCTCTTTGAGCATTAATCTCTTCCAA TTTCTTCAAATCATTACAACAAAGAATACTAATGAGATATTCGTTGTCAGTGGATTGATAATTACTCACTTAAGTTACATGTTTGGTGGTAATTATGCAGGGCAACAAATAACAGATCATGGAACAAAGCTACACCAAGCAAC ttataatgCACCGTGGTACGTAGCACCATTGCATACACAAAAATTGatgttatttataatgcaGAGAGCGAACGTAGATGTCACGCTAACATTTGGCAGCATATTTGTTGCATCTTTGGAAGGGTTTTGTTcg CTCACGAGTACGGCGATATCCTACTTTACGATGCTTTATTCTACACGATAG
- the LOC113562726 gene encoding uncharacterized protein LOC113562726 isoform X2, which produces MLFVKSPFYNINRIVLLLLGIWPYQKNKFVYIQRLFSMGILISFIVCQLLLLFTEKYSVDLFLNILSQAFPPMIYLVKYNAFCINSKAVKLLLEGIEHNWTTLNDKELQIVKQYANTSRLYMITFTSFGTLLLCTFTLMQFLPVISDIIIPLNISRPRRFYVRLEFFINEEKYFYVIAFYTILSLTVGAATVVSTGASLLTFGHHSCAMFKIACHRMEHAMDKYKLLYIAKRKDIQNEIVNAVDIHRKAVEYADILVSPFMMSYLGLIIIGVISLSLNLFRLFQAFLYTHNMEEALISIFLIGAHFLYMFWANYGSQVMTDHFDDIFTAASYTNSKVGNVSVATRYKSLRVANWRYIHWISGRFRHASKHILVILYCNLCHAVIL; this is translated from the exons ATGTTATTCGTTAAGTCTCCGTTCTATAATATTAACCGGAtagttttattactattgGGTATCTGGCCgtatcagaaaaataaatttgtatatatacagaGACTATTTTCAATGGGAATACTCATATCGTTTATCGTCTGTCAG cTATTACTACTTTTCACGGAAAAATACAGCGTGGATTTATTTCTCAACATACTGTCGCAAGCTTTCCCACCAATGATTTATCtagtaaaatataatgcattttGCATCAATAGCAAAGCA GTAAAGTTACTGTTGGAGGGGATAGAACACAATTGGACTACATTGAATGATAAAGAGTTACAGATAGTAAAACAATACGCCAATACCTCTAGATTATACATGATTACTTTTACGT CGTTTGGCACACTGTTATTGTGCACTTTCACACTTATGCAGTTTCTACCTGTCATTTCGGATATTATCATTCCGTTAAATATATCTCGACCACGGCGCTTTTACGTTCGTTTAGAGTTCTTTatcaatgaagaaaaatacttttacGTGATCGCATTTTACACAATTTTGTCATTGACTGTTGGTGCAGCCACAGTAGTGTCTACAGGAGCTTCATTACTTACGTTTGGACATCACTCATGTGCAATGTTTAAAATTGCATG cCATCGGATGGAACACGCAATGGataaatataaacttttatatattgcCAAACGAAAAGACATCCAAAACGAAATTGTTAACGCCGTGGATATTCATCGGAAAGCTGTTGA atatgcAGACATCTTGGTATCACCTTTCATGATGTCGTATCTCGGTCTAATTATAATTGGCGTAATTTCTCTGAGCCtcaatttatttcgt CTTTTTCAAGCATTCTTGTACACACATAATATGGAGGAAGCTTTAATAAGTATTTTCCTTATCGGCGCGCATTTCCTATACATGTTCTGGGCGAATTACGGGTCGCAAGTAATGACGGACCATTTCGACGACATTTTCACAGCAGC CTCCTATACGAATTCAAAAGTTGGTAATGTTTCTGTTGCAACGAGGTACAAAAGCCTTCGTGTTGCAAATTGGAGGTATATTCATTGGATCTCTGGAAGGTTTCGCCACG CTTCTAAGCACATCCTTGTCATACTTTACTGTAATTTATGCCACGCGGTAATATTGTAA
- the LOC113562726 gene encoding uncharacterized protein LOC113562726 isoform X3: MLFVKSPFYNINRIVLLLLGIWPYQKNKFVYIQRLFSMGILISFIVCQLLLLFTEKYSVDLFLNILSQAFPPMIYLVKLLLEGIEHNWTTLNDKELQIVKQYANTSRLYMITFTSFGTLLLCTFTLMQFLPVISDIIIPLNISRPRRFYVRLEFFINEEKYFYVIAFYTILSLTVGAATVVSTGASLLTFGHHSCAMFKIACHRMEHAMDKYKLLYIAKRKDIQNEIVNAVDIHRKAVEYADILVSPFMMSYLGLIIIGVISLSLNLFRLFQAFLYTHNMEEALISIFLIGAHFLYMFWANYGSQVMTDHFDDIFTAAYDIPWYAAPIRIQKLVMFLLQRGTKAFVLQIGGIFIGSLEGFATLLSTSLSYFTVIYATR, from the exons ATGTTATTCGTTAAGTCTCCGTTCTATAATATTAACCGGAtagttttattactattgGGTATCTGGCCgtatcagaaaaataaatttgtatatatacagaGACTATTTTCAATGGGAATACTCATATCGTTTATCGTCTGTCAG cTATTACTACTTTTCACGGAAAAATACAGCGTGGATTTATTTCTCAACATACTGTCGCAAGCTTTCCCACCAATGATTTATCta GTAAAGTTACTGTTGGAGGGGATAGAACACAATTGGACTACATTGAATGATAAAGAGTTACAGATAGTAAAACAATACGCCAATACCTCTAGATTATACATGATTACTTTTACGT CGTTTGGCACACTGTTATTGTGCACTTTCACACTTATGCAGTTTCTACCTGTCATTTCGGATATTATCATTCCGTTAAATATATCTCGACCACGGCGCTTTTACGTTCGTTTAGAGTTCTTTatcaatgaagaaaaatacttttacGTGATCGCATTTTACACAATTTTGTCATTGACTGTTGGTGCAGCCACAGTAGTGTCTACAGGAGCTTCATTACTTACGTTTGGACATCACTCATGTGCAATGTTTAAAATTGCATG cCATCGGATGGAACACGCAATGGataaatataaacttttatatattgcCAAACGAAAAGACATCCAAAACGAAATTGTTAACGCCGTGGATATTCATCGGAAAGCTGTTGA atatgcAGACATCTTGGTATCACCTTTCATGATGTCGTATCTCGGTCTAATTATAATTGGCGTAATTTCTCTGAGCCtcaatttatttcgt CTTTTTCAAGCATTCTTGTACACACATAATATGGAGGAAGCTTTAATAAGTATTTTCCTTATCGGCGCGCATTTCCTATACATGTTCTGGGCGAATTACGGGTCGCAAGTAATGACGGACCATTTCGACGACATTTTCACAGCAGC ATATGATATACCTTGGTATGCAGCTCCTATACGAATTCAAAAGTTGGTAATGTTTCTGTTGCAACGAGGTACAAAAGCCTTCGTGTTGCAAATTGGAGGTATATTCATTGGATCTCTGGAAGGTTTCGCCACG CTTCTAAGCACATCCTTGTCATACTTTACTGTAATTTATGCCACGCGGTAA
- the LOC113562726 gene encoding uncharacterized protein LOC113562726 isoform X1, translating into MLFVKSPFYNINRIVLLLLGIWPYQKNKFVYIQRLFSMGILISFIVCQLLLLFTEKYSVDLFLNILSQAFPPMIYLVKYNAFCINSKAVKLLLEGIEHNWTTLNDKELQIVKQYANTSRLYMITFTSFGTLLLCTFTLMQFLPVISDIIIPLNISRPRRFYVRLEFFINEEKYFYVIAFYTILSLTVGAATVVSTGASLLTFGHHSCAMFKIACHRMEHAMDKYKLLYIAKRKDIQNEIVNAVDIHRKAVEYADILVSPFMMSYLGLIIIGVISLSLNLFRLFQAFLYTHNMEEALISIFLIGAHFLYMFWANYGSQVMTDHFDDIFTAAYDIPWYAAPIRIQKLVMFLLQRGTKAFVLQIGGIFIGSLEGFATLLSTSLSYFTVIYATR; encoded by the exons ATGTTATTCGTTAAGTCTCCGTTCTATAATATTAACCGGAtagttttattactattgGGTATCTGGCCgtatcagaaaaataaatttgtatatatacagaGACTATTTTCAATGGGAATACTCATATCGTTTATCGTCTGTCAG cTATTACTACTTTTCACGGAAAAATACAGCGTGGATTTATTTCTCAACATACTGTCGCAAGCTTTCCCACCAATGATTTATCtagtaaaatataatgcattttGCATCAATAGCAAAGCA GTAAAGTTACTGTTGGAGGGGATAGAACACAATTGGACTACATTGAATGATAAAGAGTTACAGATAGTAAAACAATACGCCAATACCTCTAGATTATACATGATTACTTTTACGT CGTTTGGCACACTGTTATTGTGCACTTTCACACTTATGCAGTTTCTACCTGTCATTTCGGATATTATCATTCCGTTAAATATATCTCGACCACGGCGCTTTTACGTTCGTTTAGAGTTCTTTatcaatgaagaaaaatacttttacGTGATCGCATTTTACACAATTTTGTCATTGACTGTTGGTGCAGCCACAGTAGTGTCTACAGGAGCTTCATTACTTACGTTTGGACATCACTCATGTGCAATGTTTAAAATTGCATG cCATCGGATGGAACACGCAATGGataaatataaacttttatatattgcCAAACGAAAAGACATCCAAAACGAAATTGTTAACGCCGTGGATATTCATCGGAAAGCTGTTGA atatgcAGACATCTTGGTATCACCTTTCATGATGTCGTATCTCGGTCTAATTATAATTGGCGTAATTTCTCTGAGCCtcaatttatttcgt CTTTTTCAAGCATTCTTGTACACACATAATATGGAGGAAGCTTTAATAAGTATTTTCCTTATCGGCGCGCATTTCCTATACATGTTCTGGGCGAATTACGGGTCGCAAGTAATGACGGACCATTTCGACGACATTTTCACAGCAGC ATATGATATACCTTGGTATGCAGCTCCTATACGAATTCAAAAGTTGGTAATGTTTCTGTTGCAACGAGGTACAAAAGCCTTCGTGTTGCAAATTGGAGGTATATTCATTGGATCTCTGGAAGGTTTCGCCACG CTTCTAAGCACATCCTTGTCATACTTTACTGTAATTTATGCCACGCGGTAA